Proteins from a single region of Sediminitomix flava:
- a CDS encoding response regulator codes for MDNKTVRHVLLVDDNDTDNFIHKRILELTDFSQVVSIKNSGKSALEYLSLTWQETPELLPSIIFLDINMPIVDGFVFLFEFESFPEDLKNRIKLVILSNTDNQRDIDRVVKNEYVDMFISKPLTEDHLPKISQLFELTTK; via the coding sequence ATGGATAATAAAACAGTACGTCATGTATTGTTGGTAGATGATAATGATACGGATAACTTTATTCATAAGCGAATTTTAGAACTCACAGATTTTTCTCAGGTAGTTTCTATTAAAAACTCGGGGAAAAGTGCTTTAGAATATTTATCTCTTACTTGGCAAGAAACTCCAGAACTTCTTCCTAGTATTATTTTTTTAGATATCAATATGCCGATTGTGGATGGTTTTGTTTTTCTTTTCGAATTTGAAAGCTTTCCCGAAGATCTAAAAAATAGGATAAAACTAGTTATCTTATCTAACACTGACAATCAACGAGATATAGACAGAGTCGTTAAGAATGAGTATGTCGATATGTTTATCTCAAAACCTCTAACAGAGGATCATTTACCTAAAATTAGTCAACTCTTTGAGCTTACGACTAAATAG
- a CDS encoding potassium channel family protein has product MIFYIKERFKKRWNRLDSLTKNQYGRWLIYSCFISIGLWGIFAVGFWYTEGTSFEESIWQGWQTLTTVGYGNSPAESTWGRIITMIIGTMGIAQIGALFSAVFDYKAHLKEKKRLGLMDNPFSDGYVIFNFPGGSLLKQLISELRNVEKEIGICIVDDRIEELPVDIQQIPNVHFIKGDGLSKETYERAKICDNKAVIVYPVNKDDRQSDASTKTIVDLVDRFTTEKTRIIHMLVDSNNAWMFDKNKSTAIYANLDTLAVVQECQDPYSAPIIEQLLSNTAGANPMTVKPSRQVGWTWGELEQKILDVKQTYGINCNLFALIENGNYSTCPPSETVITDDSLISILGPADFKWTDLERHL; this is encoded by the coding sequence ATGATTTTTTACATTAAAGAACGATTTAAAAAAAGATGGAACCGATTAGATAGCCTTACCAAAAACCAGTATGGACGTTGGTTGATTTACTCTTGTTTTATCAGCATTGGTTTATGGGGTATTTTTGCGGTAGGCTTTTGGTATACAGAAGGTACATCTTTTGAAGAATCGATCTGGCAAGGTTGGCAAACGCTTACTACAGTTGGGTATGGAAACAGTCCTGCAGAAAGCACGTGGGGAAGAATTATTACCATGATCATTGGGACAATGGGGATAGCTCAGATTGGAGCCCTGTTTTCTGCGGTATTTGATTATAAAGCACATCTTAAAGAAAAGAAACGTTTAGGGCTTATGGATAATCCATTTTCAGACGGTTACGTAATTTTTAATTTCCCAGGAGGAAGTTTATTGAAGCAGTTAATTTCTGAGCTCAGAAATGTTGAGAAAGAGATCGGGATTTGTATTGTAGATGATCGAATAGAAGAGTTGCCTGTAGATATTCAGCAGATACCAAATGTTCATTTTATTAAAGGTGATGGCCTAAGCAAGGAAACTTACGAGAGAGCTAAAATCTGTGATAATAAAGCCGTTATTGTTTATCCTGTAAATAAAGATGATAGACAGTCTGATGCATCAACTAAAACAATTGTAGATTTGGTAGATCGTTTCACGACTGAAAAAACACGTATTATCCATATGTTGGTAGACTCAAACAATGCTTGGATGTTTGATAAAAATAAGTCTACTGCAATCTATGCAAACCTTGATACATTGGCTGTTGTACAAGAATGTCAAGACCCTTATTCAGCTCCAATTATAGAGCAACTATTGAGTAATACAGCAGGAGCGAATCCTATGACCGTAAAACCGTCTAGACAAGTAGGTTGGACTTGGGGTGAGCTTGAACAAAAAATATTAGATGTAAAGCAAACTTACGGTATTAATTGTAACCTTTTTGCTTTAATCGAAAATGGGAATTATTCTACTTGCCCACCGTCGGAGACTGTAATTACTGACGATTCTTTGATTTCAATTTTAGGACCTGCAGACTTCAAGTGGACAGACTTAGAGCGTCACTTGTAA
- a CDS encoding ATP-binding protein: MRKKSINIQLLLAFSSFTILISTVSVFSFYLLNKSEHLNVAKSWLYRIDINISYYFQNDARALYADFNSTNLDRKSRLRFLNERKTHLQEIKVKLEGLEQTIMHDDEIIDLYEVDSLINVYDSAYLNLFNKHLQRGDSQNGLKGNLFLQHKKISTLKGEIPTKLHQELIDLFYALNTNEKKELIIFAHLDQVKMSVNHFLETNPESKAKIGHQLISFVENASEYFELNRELGEYETPGQIQYVENLRYFINSSFDKINTLFESKIHNSYDQITRAFNYLLGSSILISVLMTFFLTRYLSNPITSLTRKIKEITEQGSYDKLQLIEGGKHNKNTEVLTLAINSLFRKIYVQVTEIRKQHHRLVTHNNVLKSVNLQLLQSEKAHKESNTLKTKLFSIISHDLKGPLSAQKGFFKIMSDHADAFTQEEIQQLSKEMLLSTENISNLLENLLAWSRSQMDHVVVNPELINLSEAFDTTLELLSPQLQSKNIEVHFNVSTELEVYADPDMLNFIIRNLVSNAIKFTNSKGEIFIFARTKDEVLTEINIEDNGIGMSEDEAETIFSSDKTFTKSGTAQEKGTGIGLMLSHEFILRNHGKIELRSIEGEGTTFILQLPNHALEPAKTTENSEKV; this comes from the coding sequence ATGCGTAAGAAATCCATCAACATACAACTATTGCTAGCCTTTAGTAGCTTTACTATTCTTATCAGTACGGTTTCCGTTTTTAGTTTTTACCTACTGAATAAAAGTGAGCACCTAAATGTGGCTAAATCGTGGCTTTATCGTATCGATATAAATATCTCTTATTATTTTCAGAACGATGCAAGGGCATTATATGCAGACTTCAATTCTACTAATCTGGATCGGAAGTCCCGTCTACGTTTTCTGAATGAGAGAAAAACGCACCTTCAAGAAATTAAGGTTAAATTGGAAGGTTTAGAACAAACGATCATGCATGATGATGAAATTATCGATTTATATGAAGTCGATAGTTTGATAAATGTGTATGATAGTGCTTACCTCAATTTATTCAATAAGCATTTACAGAGAGGGGATAGTCAGAATGGTTTGAAGGGGAATCTTTTTCTTCAGCATAAAAAAATATCTACTCTAAAAGGGGAAATCCCTACTAAATTGCATCAAGAGTTGATTGATCTATTCTATGCACTGAATACAAATGAAAAGAAGGAGCTAATCATATTTGCTCATTTGGATCAGGTAAAGATGAGCGTAAATCACTTTTTAGAGACTAATCCCGAATCAAAAGCTAAAATAGGACACCAACTGATTTCTTTTGTAGAAAATGCAAGTGAGTATTTTGAACTCAATCGGGAATTGGGCGAGTATGAAACACCTGGTCAAATTCAATATGTGGAGAATCTGAGGTATTTTATTAACTCTTCATTTGATAAAATAAATACTCTTTTTGAAAGTAAAATCCATAATTCCTACGATCAGATTACAAGAGCTTTCAACTATTTATTGGGTAGTAGTATTCTGATTTCGGTCTTAATGACTTTCTTTTTAACGAGGTATTTATCAAACCCAATAACTTCGCTTACGCGTAAAATCAAAGAAATTACAGAGCAAGGGAGCTATGATAAGTTGCAACTTATAGAAGGAGGGAAGCATAACAAGAACACTGAAGTGCTTACTTTGGCAATCAATTCACTTTTCCGAAAAATTTATGTTCAAGTAACAGAAATCAGAAAACAACATCATCGACTTGTGACGCATAATAATGTCTTAAAGTCTGTCAATCTTCAATTGTTGCAATCTGAAAAAGCTCACAAAGAATCGAATACGCTCAAAACAAAACTATTTTCAATCATTTCTCATGATTTGAAAGGGCCTCTTTCGGCTCAGAAAGGATTCTTCAAAATTATGAGCGATCATGCAGATGCTTTTACTCAAGAAGAGATTCAGCAGCTTTCGAAAGAAATGTTATTGTCCACAGAGAATATTTCAAATCTGTTGGAAAACCTATTGGCATGGTCAAGGTCTCAGATGGATCATGTAGTTGTCAACCCTGAATTGATCAATTTAAGTGAAGCTTTCGATACTACTTTAGAATTGCTTTCACCTCAACTTCAAAGTAAAAATATAGAAGTACATTTTAATGTGTCTACCGAATTGGAAGTGTATGCAGACCCTGATATGCTAAACTTTATTATCAGAAATTTGGTCTCCAATGCTATCAAATTCACAAATTCCAAAGGGGAAATTTTTATATTTGCTCGTACTAAAGACGAAGTACTGACTGAGATCAACATTGAAGATAATGGTATTGGAATGAGTGAAGACGAAGCAGAAACGATCTTCTCTTCAGACAAAACTTTCACGAAGTCAGGAACAGCACAAGAAAAAGGCACAGGTATCGGACTCATGTTGTCTCATGAATTTATACTTCGTAATCATGGAAAAATTGAGCTTAGAAGCATTGAAGGGGAGGGAACAACTTTTATTTTACAACTTCCAAATCATGCACTAGAGCCTGCGAAGACAACTGAAAATAGCGAGAAGGTATGA